In Bubalus kerabau isolate K-KA32 ecotype Philippines breed swamp buffalo chromosome 4, PCC_UOA_SB_1v2, whole genome shotgun sequence, one DNA window encodes the following:
- the AMBP gene encoding protein AMBP, whose translation MWSLSGLLLLLTACLAVNASSVPTLPDDIQVQENFDLSRIYGKWFNVAVGSTCPWLKRFKEKMTMSTVVLKAGPTSKEISVTNTHRRKGVCESISGTYEKTSTDGKFLYHKAKWNITMESYVVHTNYDEYAIFLTKKLSRRHGPTITAKLYGREPQLRESLLEKFREVALGVGIPEDAIFTMPDRGECVPGEQDPVPTPLSRARRAVLTQEEEGSGDGQPVTNFSKKADSCQLDYSQGPCLGLFKRYFYNGTSMACETFLYGGCMGNGNNFLSEKECLQTCRTVEACNLPIVQGPCRAYMELWAFDAVKGKCVRFSYGGCKGNGNQFYSEKECKEYCGIPGEADEELLRFSN comes from the exons aTGTGGAGTCTCAGCGGCCTGCTGTTGTTACTGACTGCCTGCCTGGCGGTAAACGCCAGCTCCGTGCCCACATTGCCCGATGACATTCAAGTGCAGGAGAACTTCGACCTGTCTAGG ATCTATGGGAAGTGGTTCAATGTGGCCGTGGGCTCTACCTGCCCATGGCTGAAGAGGTTCAAGGAGAAGATGACCATGAGCACAGTGGTGTTGAAAGCAGGGCCGACGAGCAAGGAGATCAGCGTCACCAACACTCACAGGCG GAAAGGTGTCTGTGAATCGATCTCTGGTACTTATGAGAAAACAAGCACTGATGGGAAGTTTCTCTATCACAAAGCCA AATGGAATATCACCATGGAGTCCTATGTGGTCCACACCAACTACGATGAGTATGCCATTTTTCTGACCAAGAAATTAAGCCGTCGCCATGGACCCACCATTACTGCCAAGCTCTATG GACGTGAGCCGCAGCTTCGGGAAAGCCTGCTGGAGAAATTCAGGGAGGTGGCCCTGGGTGTGGGCATCCCCGAAGATGCCATCTTCACAATGCCTGACAGAG GTGAATGTGTCCCTGGAGAGCAGGATCCAGTGCCCACTCCACTCTCG agggCTCGGCGGGCTGTGCTGACCCAGGAAGAGGAAGGCTCTGGGGATGGACAACCAGTAACTAATTTCAGCAAGAAAGCAG ATTCCTGCCAGCTGGACTACTCACAAGGGCCTTGCCTGGGGCTGTTCAAGAGGTATTTCTATAACGGTACGTCCATGGCCTGTGAGACCTTCTTATATGGCGGCTGCATGGGGAATGGCAACAACTTCCTCTCGGAGAAGGAGTGTCTGCAGACCTGCCGGACTGTGG AGGCCTGTAACCTCCCCATAGTCCAGGGGCCATGCCGAGCCTACATGGAGCTCTGGGCATTTGATGCTGTCAAGGGGAAGTGCGTCCGCTTCAGCTATGGGGGCTGCAAGGGCAATGGCAACCAATTTTACTCGGAGAAGGAGTGCAAGGAGTACTGTGGCATTCCTGGTGAAG CGGATGAGGAGTTGCTGCGCTTCTCCAACTGA